One genomic segment of Myxococcales bacterium includes these proteins:
- a CDS encoding acyl-CoA dehydrogenase, with protein sequence MTQSALTALTEEERMFKDAVLAFAREQVAPKVHEMDRAGAVDKSLVAGLFELGVMAVEVPSEYGGAESSFFNAVLAVEALAEVDPSISVFVDVQNTLVNNCILRWANAEQKKRYLPKLASEWVGSYALSEAGSGSDAFALKTRAEKRGDKWLLNGRKLWITNGAESSLFIVFANTDFAKGYKGITAFLVEKGQAGFSVGKKEDKLGIRASSTTELILEDCEVAAENVLGEVGVGYKIAIETLNEGRIGIGAQMLGLAEGAFDHALKYSVERKQFGKSIAEFQGMEFQYAQMATEIEAAKLMVYNAARLKDAGQPFVKEAAMAKLFSSQVAERTASLAIELMGGVGFTKEYPVEKLFRDSKIGKIYEGTSNMQLATIAKIVRSAYAGG encoded by the coding sequence ATGACCCAATCCGCCCTCACCGCCTTGACCGAAGAAGAGCGCATGTTCAAGGACGCCGTGCTCGCGTTTGCGCGCGAGCAGGTGGCCCCCAAGGTCCATGAGATGGACCGAGCCGGCGCCGTCGACAAGTCCCTCGTCGCGGGCCTGTTCGAGCTCGGGGTGATGGCGGTCGAGGTGCCGAGTGAATACGGCGGCGCCGAGAGCTCGTTCTTCAACGCCGTGCTCGCGGTCGAGGCCCTGGCCGAGGTCGACCCGAGCATCTCGGTGTTCGTCGACGTACAGAACACGCTGGTCAACAACTGCATCCTGCGCTGGGCCAACGCCGAACAGAAGAAGCGCTACCTACCCAAGCTGGCGAGTGAGTGGGTCGGCTCGTACGCCTTGAGCGAGGCCGGCTCCGGCTCCGACGCCTTCGCGCTCAAGACCCGCGCCGAGAAACGCGGCGACAAGTGGCTGCTGAACGGGCGCAAGCTCTGGATCACGAACGGCGCCGAGAGCTCGCTCTTCATCGTGTTCGCGAACACGGACTTCGCCAAGGGCTACAAGGGCATCACGGCGTTCCTGGTCGAGAAGGGCCAGGCCGGTTTCTCCGTCGGCAAGAAGGAAGACAAACTCGGCATCCGCGCCTCGAGCACCACGGAGCTCATCCTCGAGGACTGCGAGGTCGCAGCCGAGAACGTGCTGGGTGAGGTCGGCGTCGGGTACAAGATCGCGATCGAGACGCTGAACGAGGGCCGCATCGGCATCGGCGCTCAGATGCTCGGACTGGCCGAGGGCGCCTTCGACCACGCGCTGAAGTACAGCGTGGAGCGCAAGCAGTTCGGCAAATCAATCGCCGAGTTCCAGGGCATGGAGTTTCAGTACGCGCAGATGGCGACGGAGATCGAGGCGGCCAAGCTCATGGTCTACAACGCGGCGCGCCTGAAGGACGCCGGCCAGCCCTTCGTGAAGGAGGCTGCCATGGCCAAGCTGTTCTCGTCCCAGGTCGCCGAGCGCACCGCCAGCCTCGCCATCGAGCTGATGGGCGGCGTGGGTTTCACCAAAGAGTACCCAGTCGAGAAGCTCTTCCGCGACTCCAAGATCGGCAAGATCTACGAAGGCACGAGCAACATGCAGCTGGCGACGATCGCGAAGATCGTGCGCTCGGCGTACGCTGGCGGGTGA
- the aroC gene encoding chorismate synthase, with product MAGNSFGECFRVTTAGESHGPANVVIIDGCPPGMALSVDDLCADLARRRPGQSHVTTQRAEADEPEILSGVFDGKTTGTALAILIRNQDQKSQDYAAIADKYRPGHADYTYDAKYGLRDYRGGGRASARETVARVAAGAVARKLIAEAFGGQVLAYVVRIGDEVATIAEPASLVRSDVEQLPDGSPNIVRCPDPAAAARMVTLIESVRKQQDSVGGIAEIVATGVPPGLGEPVFDKLKAELAKALFSIPAVVGVEYGSGFAAASLRGSEHNDAFVAEGGRIATRGNHHGGMLGGISSGMPIVLRAAVKPTSSLPREQDTVTRAGEPTTIRTGGRHDPCLLPRFVPVAEAMVAIVLADHWLRQRASGRA from the coding sequence GTGGCTGGCAATAGCTTTGGAGAGTGCTTCCGGGTCACCACCGCGGGTGAGTCGCACGGCCCCGCCAACGTGGTGATCATCGACGGCTGTCCGCCGGGCATGGCGCTCTCGGTCGACGACCTCTGCGCAGATCTCGCGCGCCGTCGGCCCGGGCAGAGTCACGTGACGACGCAACGCGCGGAGGCCGACGAGCCCGAGATCTTGTCGGGCGTGTTCGACGGCAAGACCACGGGCACCGCGCTCGCGATCCTGATCCGGAACCAGGATCAAAAAAGCCAGGATTACGCGGCGATTGCCGACAAGTATCGCCCGGGCCACGCCGACTACACCTACGACGCGAAGTACGGCCTGCGAGACTACCGAGGCGGGGGTCGGGCCAGCGCGCGCGAGACCGTTGCGCGGGTCGCGGCCGGTGCGGTGGCGAGGAAGCTGATCGCGGAGGCGTTCGGCGGGCAGGTGCTCGCGTACGTGGTCCGGATCGGAGACGAGGTCGCAACGATTGCAGAGCCGGCGAGTCTGGTCCGCAGCGACGTGGAACAACTACCGGACGGCTCGCCGAACATCGTGCGTTGCCCGGACCCGGCGGCCGCCGCACGCATGGTCACGCTGATCGAGAGCGTGCGTAAGCAGCAGGACTCCGTCGGTGGCATCGCCGAGATCGTCGCGACGGGCGTGCCGCCGGGCCTCGGTGAGCCGGTGTTCGACAAGCTCAAGGCCGAGCTCGCCAAGGCGCTGTTCTCGATCCCTGCCGTCGTCGGGGTCGAGTACGGGTCGGGATTTGCGGCGGCCTCGCTCCGTGGCAGCGAACACAACGACGCGTTCGTCGCGGAGGGTGGCCGCATCGCGACGCGGGGCAACCACCACGGCGGCATGCTGGGCGGAATTTCGAGTGGCATGCCCATCGTGCTGCGCGCGGCCGTCAAACCCACGAGCAGCTTGCCGCGCGAGCAGGACACGGTGACCCGGGCGGGCGAACCCACGACCATTCGCACTGGCGGCCGCCACGACCCGTGTTTGCTGCCGCGCTTCGTGCCCGTTGCCGAGGCGATGGTGGCCATCGTGCTGGCAGATCACTGGCTCCGGCAGCGCGCGAGCGGGCGCGCCTGA
- a CDS encoding glutathione S-transferase, translating into MPAYRLITLGPSHYCEKARWALGRSRVPFEEEPQAPLLHMLAARKSGGSRSVPVLVTDSGTLGDSTDILELCDRHTSGALYGSGEQRRQALELEDHFDTKLGPHTRRVIYFHILDDDALMKALFTPGITRAQQLAFSGALPAIRGMMRRGMKVDSEGARRSRERVRAVFSEVDARMADGRRFLTGDQFTAADLTFAALAAPVLLPPEYGWPLPTEDQASGALRSEVRHFRDSAAGQLALRIYREERAHVLPIG; encoded by the coding sequence ATGCCCGCCTATCGACTGATCACGCTCGGCCCCAGTCACTACTGCGAAAAAGCCCGCTGGGCCCTGGGTCGCTCGCGTGTGCCGTTCGAAGAGGAGCCCCAGGCGCCGCTCTTGCACATGCTGGCGGCACGCAAGAGTGGCGGCAGCCGGAGTGTGCCCGTGCTGGTGACCGACAGCGGCACGCTCGGGGATTCAACTGACATCCTGGAGCTGTGTGACCGCCACACGAGCGGGGCGCTGTACGGGAGCGGGGAGCAGCGACGTCAGGCTCTGGAGCTGGAAGATCACTTCGACACCAAGCTCGGCCCGCACACTCGGCGCGTGATCTACTTTCACATCCTGGATGACGACGCGCTGATGAAGGCGCTGTTCACCCCCGGAATCACCAGGGCCCAGCAGCTGGCCTTCTCCGGCGCGCTGCCGGCCATCCGCGGCATGATGCGGCGCGGAATGAAGGTCGACTCCGAGGGTGCGCGCCGCTCGCGCGAGCGTGTTCGCGCCGTGTTCAGCGAAGTGGACGCACGCATGGCGGACGGACGGCGGTTCTTGACCGGCGATCAGTTCACGGCTGCAGATCTGACCTTTGCTGCGCTGGCAGCTCCGGTGCTCTTGCCGCCGGAGTACGGCTGGCCGCTGCCGACCGAGGATCAAGCGTCCGGCGCGCTGCGCTCCGAGGTCCGACACTTTCGCGACTCGGCCGCGGGTCAGCTCGCGCTGCGCATCTATCGAGAAGAGCGCGCGCACGTGCTGCCCATTGGTTGA
- the ugpC gene encoding sn-glycerol-3-phosphate ABC transporter ATP-binding protein UgpC, translated as MASVTIRGVEKQFGQTRVLSGVDIDVEDGGFAVLVGPSGCGKSTLLRLIAGLEEVDQGSILFGGRDVTRLPPRERDIAMVFQSYALYPHLTVRQNLAFGLELRKTPKDEIQKRVDEAADMLGLGQLLQRFPRQLSGGQRQRVAMGRAIVRRAEVFLFDEPLSNLDAALRAQVRVEIRKLHDRIGATSVYVTHDQVEAMTLADQIFVLNKGCVEQSGPPLEVYARPATRFVAAFLGSPAMNFIDAELQKNGEKWQLSAAGVSIEPPPSALGAAPRPGPVTLGVRPHDVAQVEALEGASVGEIRAEVEVLEALGSESFAHCKVAGAAFVARLPGASRPARGVELLLGIEAEHVHVFDGETGRALWSQES; from the coding sequence GTGGCCTCCGTGACGATTCGCGGCGTGGAGAAGCAGTTCGGGCAGACACGCGTGCTGTCCGGCGTGGACATCGACGTGGAAGACGGCGGCTTCGCCGTGCTCGTTGGCCCATCGGGTTGTGGCAAGTCCACGCTGCTTCGACTGATCGCCGGGCTCGAAGAGGTGGACCAAGGCAGCATTCTTTTTGGCGGTCGCGATGTGACCCGCCTCCCGCCGCGCGAGCGCGACATCGCGATGGTGTTCCAGTCGTACGCGCTCTACCCGCACCTCACCGTGCGTCAGAACCTGGCGTTCGGGCTCGAGCTCCGCAAGACCCCCAAGGACGAGATCCAGAAGCGCGTCGACGAGGCGGCGGACATGCTTGGGCTCGGGCAGCTGCTGCAGCGCTTCCCGAGACAGCTCTCTGGCGGGCAACGCCAGCGGGTTGCGATGGGGCGGGCGATCGTGCGGCGCGCGGAGGTCTTTCTGTTCGACGAGCCGCTGTCGAACCTCGACGCCGCGCTCAGAGCTCAGGTCCGCGTCGAGATCCGAAAGCTCCACGATCGGATCGGTGCAACGAGTGTCTACGTCACTCACGATCAGGTCGAAGCCATGACCCTGGCCGACCAGATCTTCGTGCTCAACAAGGGCTGCGTCGAACAGTCGGGTCCGCCGCTCGAGGTGTACGCGCGGCCGGCCACGCGTTTCGTGGCGGCGTTCCTGGGCAGTCCCGCCATGAACTTCATCGACGCCGAGCTGCAGAAGAACGGCGAGAAATGGCAGCTCTCCGCCGCGGGCGTGAGCATCGAGCCGCCACCGAGCGCGCTCGGCGCGGCTCCGCGACCCGGCCCGGTCACCCTCGGAGTGCGCCCCCACGACGTGGCGCAAGTCGAAGCTCTCGAGGGCGCATCCGTCGGCGAGATCCGCGCGGAGGTCGAGGTGCTCGAGGCGCTGGGCAGCGAGTCGTTTGCGCACTGCAAGGTCGCGGGCGCAGCCTTCGTCGCGCGCCTGCCCGGGGCTTCGCGGCCGGCGCGCGGCGTCGAGCTCTTGCTGGGCATCGAGGCCGAGCACGTCCACGTTTTCGACGGCGAGACCGGGCGTGCGCTCTGGAGCCAGGAGAGCTGA
- a CDS encoding SDR family oxidoreductase, whose protein sequence is MFPFRKTTALVTGASSGIGLELARQLAERGASLVLTARSQDKLEALAQELSQQYSVKARVVVADLARPRGALELCADVDALGIDIDHLINNAGFGDAGALTRADPEKLAEMVRLNCEAVVVLARHFLPGMLARRRGGVLNVASTAAFQPMPYMATYAATKAFVLSFSAALAKEVEGQGVHVTALCPGPVPTGFQAAAGIEPGMERIAALSASETASQALSAYADGDAVCVPGAVNRAQTLFSKLAPRGLLTSAVAAAMKRTGRAK, encoded by the coding sequence ATGTTTCCGTTTCGCAAGACCACCGCGCTGGTCACCGGCGCATCTTCCGGTATCGGGCTGGAGCTCGCGCGACAGCTGGCGGAGCGCGGCGCAAGCCTGGTGCTGACCGCACGCTCGCAGGACAAACTCGAGGCGCTGGCGCAAGAGCTGAGCCAGCAATACTCCGTGAAGGCGCGCGTGGTCGTGGCGGATCTCGCTCGTCCACGCGGCGCGCTGGAGCTGTGCGCCGACGTCGACGCGCTCGGCATCGACATCGATCACCTGATCAACAACGCGGGCTTCGGGGACGCCGGCGCACTGACCCGGGCCGACCCCGAGAAACTCGCCGAGATGGTGCGGCTCAACTGCGAAGCGGTCGTGGTGCTCGCTCGCCACTTTCTGCCCGGCATGCTGGCTCGCAGGCGCGGGGGTGTGCTGAACGTGGCCTCGACCGCCGCGTTCCAGCCAATGCCCTACATGGCGACCTACGCCGCGACCAAGGCCTTCGTGCTGAGCTTCTCGGCCGCGCTGGCGAAAGAGGTGGAAGGCCAGGGCGTGCATGTCACCGCGCTCTGCCCGGGACCCGTGCCGACCGGATTCCAGGCGGCCGCCGGCATCGAGCCGGGCATGGAGCGCATTGCCGCGCTGAGCGCCAGCGAGACCGCATCCCAGGCGCTTTCCGCGTACGCGGACGGCGACGCGGTGTGTGTGCCGGGCGCGGTGAATCGCGCGCAGACCCTGTTCAGCAAGCTGGCGCCGCGAGGGCTCCTCACGAGCGCCGTTGCAGCAGCAATGAAGCGCACCGGTCGGGCGAAATGA
- a CDS encoding extracellular solute-binding protein — MKRALLFALFACALLVARSGRAEEPLAVWHAYRGDEKAALDQVLAEFERTTGIHVEALQVPHDAYASKLTAAVPRGHGPHLFIDSHERIGDLEERGVVAPIGRELAGSGQYPARALEALATNGGLRGLPLALKCLALYVNPKLVPNVPTTIEGIAALRATLPKDVVPLAYETRNMYFHAAFLHAFGGAQLAPDEKFGFDSPAGVRSLEFVQRLMREGAVPDEASGAVVGELFKTGKAATAISGPWFASDLSGGLEYRVVPLPRVEAAGAPLAPFLTVEAASLTPRGRTNPGALRLLSFIAGEAGADIRARVGRQVVARTTLPPSARGDAFLAAFAAQAELSVPMPSSPRMRTTWEPAERALKKTLSGSVSAEAALAEASRRFDDVVRPPPPRKSPSTLLVLLGLGLLFAAYGVFQRSRQVELWPEIRRSMPAYKWVAHAVIATGALVILPIAVGAGTALFAGRPGEMHYVGLANFIEILTARGGPLLSSGSFYLVLLVTVLWTVANLALHVGIGFALGLLLSRPSLRLKPLYRVLLILPWAVPSYVTALAWKGMFSRQFGAVSALLEAMGVEPFSWWARFSTAFSANLATNVWLGFPFMMVVTLGALTSVPKEVLEAAEVDGATRWQRLWRVTVPMVVPTMLPAVLLGAIWTFNMFNVVFLVSGGEPDGTTDILVSEAYRWAFTRQAQYGYAAAYAVLIFLLLAIASKLMSGVGARRAAT, encoded by the coding sequence ATGAAGCGCGCGCTACTGTTTGCGCTGTTTGCCTGCGCCTTGCTCGTTGCCCGAAGTGGGCGCGCGGAGGAGCCCCTCGCCGTCTGGCACGCCTATCGAGGCGACGAGAAGGCCGCGCTCGATCAGGTGCTCGCGGAGTTCGAACGCACGACCGGCATTCACGTCGAGGCGCTGCAAGTGCCGCACGACGCATACGCCTCGAAGCTGACCGCCGCCGTGCCGCGCGGACACGGCCCGCATCTGTTCATCGACTCCCACGAGCGCATCGGTGATCTCGAAGAGCGAGGGGTGGTCGCGCCGATCGGGCGGGAGCTGGCGGGGAGCGGACAGTATCCGGCGCGGGCGCTCGAGGCGCTCGCGACGAACGGCGGGCTGCGGGGGCTGCCCCTCGCGCTCAAGTGCCTCGCGCTGTACGTGAACCCGAAGCTGGTGCCCAACGTTCCGACGACGATCGAGGGCATCGCAGCGCTCCGGGCCACGCTCCCCAAAGATGTGGTGCCGCTCGCGTACGAGACGCGGAACATGTACTTTCACGCGGCGTTTCTGCATGCCTTCGGTGGCGCGCAGCTCGCGCCCGACGAGAAGTTCGGTTTTGACAGCCCAGCGGGCGTGCGCTCGCTCGAGTTCGTCCAACGTTTGATGCGCGAAGGCGCAGTTCCGGACGAGGCGTCGGGCGCCGTGGTCGGCGAGCTGTTCAAGACCGGCAAAGCCGCGACGGCCATCAGCGGGCCGTGGTTCGCGAGTGATCTGTCCGGCGGGCTCGAATACCGCGTCGTGCCACTGCCCCGAGTCGAAGCAGCGGGCGCGCCGCTCGCGCCCTTTCTCACCGTAGAAGCGGCGTCACTCACGCCGCGCGGGCGCACGAACCCGGGAGCGTTGCGCCTGCTCTCGTTCATCGCAGGCGAGGCGGGCGCGGACATTCGTGCGCGCGTCGGGCGGCAGGTGGTGGCCCGTACGACGTTGCCGCCGAGCGCGCGGGGAGACGCCTTCCTGGCCGCCTTTGCGGCTCAGGCCGAGCTCTCCGTCCCGATGCCCTCGTCGCCGCGCATGCGTACTACCTGGGAGCCCGCCGAGCGCGCTCTGAAGAAGACCTTGTCGGGCAGCGTAAGCGCCGAGGCCGCTCTGGCAGAAGCTTCCCGCCGGTTCGACGACGTCGTGCGCCCCCCACCCCCGCGCAAATCACCCAGCACGCTGCTCGTGCTCCTGGGCCTGGGCCTGTTGTTTGCGGCCTACGGCGTCTTCCAGCGCTCGCGCCAGGTTGAGCTGTGGCCCGAGATCCGACGCTCGATGCCGGCTTACAAATGGGTGGCGCACGCGGTGATCGCGACTGGCGCGCTGGTCATCCTGCCCATCGCGGTCGGCGCGGGCACGGCGCTGTTTGCGGGGCGGCCGGGTGAGATGCACTACGTGGGACTCGCAAACTTCATCGAGATCCTGACCGCGCGGGGCGGACCGCTCTTGTCGAGCGGCTCGTTCTACCTGGTGCTCCTGGTCACCGTGTTGTGGACGGTGGCCAACCTCGCGCTGCACGTCGGCATCGGTTTCGCTCTCGGCCTACTTCTGTCGCGCCCGAGCCTGAGGCTCAAGCCGCTCTACCGAGTGCTCTTGATCTTGCCGTGGGCCGTGCCCTCGTACGTCACTGCCCTGGCGTGGAAGGGCATGTTCAGCCGCCAGTTCGGCGCGGTCAGCGCGTTGCTCGAGGCAATGGGGGTCGAGCCATTCTCGTGGTGGGCGCGCTTCTCGACCGCGTTCTCTGCGAACCTCGCCACCAACGTCTGGCTCGGCTTCCCGTTCATGATGGTGGTCACCCTTGGCGCGCTGACCTCGGTGCCGAAGGAAGTGCTCGAGGCGGCCGAAGTGGATGGCGCAACACGCTGGCAGCGTTTGTGGCGCGTCACCGTGCCGATGGTCGTGCCCACGATGTTGCCGGCGGTCCTCTTGGGCGCGATCTGGACCTTCAACATGTTCAACGTCGTGTTCCTGGTGTCCGGTGGTGAGCCGGACGGCACGACGGACATCCTCGTGTCCGAGGCCTACCGCTGGGCGTTCACGCGGCAGGCGCAGTACGGCTACGCTGCGGCCTACGCGGTCCTGATCTTCTTGCTCCTGGCCATCGCGTCGAAGCTGATGTCGGGTGTCGGGGCTCGGAGGGCGGCCACATGA
- a CDS encoding ABC transporter permease subunit codes for MSTPSSERRVSVVESVGSHLAILAAVVFALYPVLWVVSTAFSAGSAPERRLLPIPRQLTLEHVAAFAGSPHVFSQAASSLIVSLATALVGIAIALPAAYALSRFSFAGKESGVRVLLATQMFPMVASAVPLYMVLEYLHLLDTRTGLVVCYATTSVPFAIFQLRGAFDSIPKDLEEAAMVDGATRLGAFLRVVLPAARPAIAVTGLFAFMSAYNEFILAATILGREEALTLPVVLQRYVGEHDAAWGTFAAGSILVSLPVMLLFYVVQRNLVSGLTAGGVKG; via the coding sequence ATGAGCACCCCCAGCAGCGAGCGGCGTGTCAGCGTCGTCGAGAGTGTGGGTTCTCACCTCGCGATCCTGGCCGCGGTGGTGTTTGCGCTGTATCCGGTGCTGTGGGTGGTCTCCACGGCGTTTTCGGCCGGCAGTGCACCGGAACGCCGGCTGTTGCCCATCCCGCGCCAGCTCACCCTCGAGCACGTGGCGGCCTTCGCCGGTAGTCCACACGTGTTCTCGCAGGCCGCGAGCTCGCTCATCGTCAGCCTTGCCACGGCGCTGGTCGGCATCGCCATTGCGCTGCCCGCGGCGTACGCGCTCTCGCGCTTCTCTTTTGCCGGCAAGGAATCGGGAGTGCGCGTGCTGCTGGCCACGCAGATGTTCCCGATGGTGGCGAGCGCGGTGCCGCTCTACATGGTCCTCGAGTACCTGCACTTGCTCGATACCCGCACCGGGCTGGTGGTCTGTTACGCCACGACCAGCGTGCCTTTTGCGATCTTTCAGCTGCGCGGCGCCTTCGACTCGATCCCGAAGGATCTGGAAGAAGCCGCCATGGTCGACGGGGCAACCCGGCTCGGGGCTTTTCTGCGGGTGGTGCTGCCCGCCGCCCGCCCGGCCATCGCCGTCACCGGGTTGTTCGCCTTCATGAGCGCTTACAACGAGTTCATTCTGGCGGCGACGATCCTGGGACGCGAAGAGGCGTTGACCTTGCCGGTGGTGCTGCAGCGCTACGTGGGTGAGCACGACGCGGCCTGGGGCACGTTCGCCGCGGGCTCCATTCTGGTGAGCCTGCCCGTGATGTTGTTGTTCTACGTCGTGCAGCGAAACCTGGTGTCGGGGTTGACCGCCGGTGGCGTGAAGGGTTGA
- a CDS encoding thymidine kinase, whose product MHHIPQDTGWIEVITGCMFSGKTEELIRRLNRARYAKQRVKIFKPRIDARYAPDSVVSHSKQELTAVAIDDANEMLEHTEDVDVVGIDEAQFFGAPVVAVAERLANEGKRVVVAGLDQDYLGRPFEPMPHLMAVAEYVTKNLAICMRCGNPADRSQRLVRRDATVVVGGTESYEARCRRCFDPTLSAPSQTELFDGAPNEA is encoded by the coding sequence ATGCATCATATCCCTCAGGACACGGGCTGGATCGAGGTCATCACCGGCTGCATGTTCAGCGGCAAGACCGAGGAGTTGATCCGGCGCCTGAACCGCGCGCGCTACGCCAAACAGCGCGTGAAGATCTTCAAACCGCGGATCGACGCGCGCTACGCACCCGACAGCGTCGTGAGCCACTCCAAGCAGGAGCTCACCGCGGTCGCGATCGATGATGCCAACGAGATGCTCGAACACACCGAGGACGTGGACGTGGTGGGCATCGACGAGGCGCAGTTCTTCGGAGCGCCCGTGGTGGCGGTGGCCGAGCGGCTCGCCAACGAGGGCAAGAGGGTCGTCGTGGCGGGGCTCGATCAGGACTATCTCGGGCGCCCCTTCGAGCCGATGCCGCACTTGATGGCGGTGGCCGAGTACGTGACCAAGAACCTCGCGATCTGCATGCGCTGTGGCAACCCCGCGGATCGTTCACAACGTCTGGTGCGGCGTGACGCCACCGTGGTCGTGGGTGGAACCGAGTCCTACGAAGCGCGCTGTCGGCGTTGTTTCGACCCGACGCTATCGGCGCCATCGCAGACGGAGCTCTTCGACGGTGCACCGAACGAAGCCTGA
- a CDS encoding FHA domain-containing protein produces the protein MGPLTPASPPYRLKLPHGWLPLAPGVFELGRSAHCQVILDGPKVSRLHARVVIDPSGPSIEDLGSANGVFVNGRRVTRGRQPLAVGDRILVGDFELELSVGEARDTLPPDQRPSGRPTLVTSLNPPPTGPAAATSKAHALELLGSVAERAIGTGDAARAEGILKGRLLEVLASAAGGTCDNLSRELAIKLSLSLAQALPSADWVNFAVNLLIATRALPTDAELNALEKAALRVTGADARRLQDYTSIVRAMPSSLEKVRGLGRLEAVLTTVCGRQ, from the coding sequence ATGGGGCCGTTGACCCCTGCGTCGCCGCCCTACCGACTGAAGCTCCCCCATGGCTGGCTGCCCTTGGCTCCGGGGGTATTCGAGCTCGGCCGCAGCGCTCACTGTCAGGTGATCCTGGACGGCCCGAAGGTGTCGCGCTTGCACGCACGCGTCGTCATCGACCCAAGTGGCCCCAGCATCGAAGATCTCGGCAGCGCAAACGGCGTCTTCGTCAACGGACGCCGCGTGACTCGCGGACGACAACCCCTCGCCGTTGGCGATCGTATCTTGGTTGGCGATTTCGAGCTCGAGCTGTCCGTCGGCGAAGCCCGCGACACCCTGCCCCCGGACCAGCGTCCTTCAGGGCGCCCGACCCTGGTGACCTCGCTCAATCCGCCACCCACAGGGCCCGCGGCGGCAACCTCGAAAGCCCACGCGCTCGAGCTGCTGGGGAGTGTCGCGGAGCGAGCCATCGGCACGGGTGATGCGGCGCGCGCGGAGGGCATCCTGAAAGGGCGCCTGCTCGAGGTGCTCGCGTCGGCCGCCGGCGGCACTTGCGACAACCTGTCGCGCGAGCTCGCGATCAAGTTGTCGCTGTCACTGGCCCAGGCGTTGCCATCCGCCGACTGGGTCAACTTCGCCGTCAACCTGTTGATCGCGACCCGGGCTCTGCCCACCGACGCCGAGCTGAACGCCCTGGAAAAGGCCGCGCTGCGCGTCACCGGCGCGGACGCTCGCAGACTTCAGGACTACACCAGCATCGTGCGCGCGATGCCGAGCTCGCTGGAGAAGGTGCGCGGGCTCGGGCGGCTCGAAGCGGTGCTCACGACCGTCTGCGGCCGCCAGTGA
- a CDS encoding FHA domain-containing protein: MRNTPVTWPRAELNGGVPTRARRFALLIEGTEVPLSRGELLLGRSRSCQVIVDDMLVSRHHARLLVSKATLFVEDLGSSNGVIVNEVRIAGPTPLGEGDRVIVGTQELVVHAVDDGVETLEPPSPPRAKQVTPRAQVSVQLASVSVKRVQPTQPEISLRQALGDDARLPESSQHPGREGGEATLRTEKQDGLLTMARMADRMMSMGRHDAAARLLGDHLKGVLAKAKEGRSVPKDVLETVGTYGVKLTDVTGDGQWANVAIELHLLAIRPLPDKSVTVLEASMARAPGIDRPLVLRYKAALRAAEEKFSKAEQALLDRIYMIPTR, translated from the coding sequence GTGCGAAATACGCCGGTCACATGGCCGCGCGCGGAGCTGAACGGAGGTGTTCCGACGAGGGCACGCCGCTTCGCGCTGCTGATCGAGGGTACCGAAGTTCCACTGTCTCGCGGTGAGCTGCTCTTGGGGCGAAGCCGCAGTTGTCAGGTGATCGTCGATGACATGCTGGTGTCGCGTCACCACGCGCGACTCCTGGTCTCGAAGGCCACGCTGTTCGTCGAGGATCTGGGCAGCTCCAACGGCGTCATCGTCAACGAGGTTCGCATCGCGGGGCCAACGCCCCTCGGCGAGGGCGACCGCGTCATCGTCGGGACCCAAGAGTTAGTCGTGCACGCCGTCGACGACGGCGTAGAGACGCTCGAGCCGCCGTCTCCGCCTCGCGCAAAACAGGTCACGCCTCGCGCGCAGGTGTCGGTGCAGCTGGCCTCTGTCTCGGTGAAGCGCGTGCAACCCACCCAACCGGAGATTTCCCTTCGACAAGCGCTCGGAGACGACGCGCGACTGCCTGAAAGTTCGCAGCACCCTGGCCGGGAGGGTGGCGAGGCGACCTTGCGCACCGAAAAGCAGGACGGCCTGCTGACCATGGCGCGCATGGCGGATCGAATGATGAGCATGGGGCGTCACGACGCGGCCGCGCGGCTGCTTGGCGACCACCTGAAGGGTGTGCTGGCCAAGGCCAAGGAAGGTCGAAGTGTTCCGAAGGACGTGCTCGAGACCGTCGGGACGTACGGCGTCAAGCTCACGGACGTCACCGGCGATGGGCAGTGGGCAAACGTCGCCATCGAGTTGCATCTCTTGGCCATTCGTCCGTTGCCGGACAAATCCGTCACCGTGCTCGAAGCTTCGATGGCGCGGGCTCCGGGCATCGATCGCCCGCTCGTTCTTCGCTACAAAGCAGCGCTGCGCGCCGCCGAGGAGAAATTCTCGAAGGCGGAGCAGGCGCTCTTGGACCGCATCTATATGATCCCGACCAGGTGA